A genomic segment from Actinomadura hallensis encodes:
- a CDS encoding cytochrome P450 — translation MTVTPDIELVDPGAYEHGGVPHEQLAWLREHDPVHWHHGDPARGYPPFWAVTRHEDVVHVSRHPELFSSWRRLALFDEPDEEHLVLQRMMMLNQDPPEHTRKRGIVNRGFTPRAIAALEEHIREICRTLVAETAERGEEADFVRDLAAPLPLYVICELLGAPPEDREKIFHWSNTLIGGDDPEFQRTPEEGQAAATELYAYANVLAADRRENPRDDIVTRLLQPGPDGEVLSGDEFELFVMLLSVAGNETTRNAASGGMLALLEHPEQWERMRADRSLVRTAADEIVRWVTPVNLFRRTAARDTELRGRKIAEGDKVVVFYSSANRDERVFADPFAFDVGRDPNPHLGFGGGGPHFCLGSHLARLELSVLFETLLDTMPNMELNGNVRRLRSSFINGIKEMPVRVRPASLDRRE, via the coding sequence GTGACCGTCACCCCCGACATCGAGCTGGTCGACCCCGGCGCGTACGAGCACGGCGGCGTCCCGCACGAGCAGTTGGCCTGGCTGCGCGAGCACGATCCCGTGCACTGGCACCACGGCGATCCTGCCCGCGGCTACCCGCCGTTCTGGGCGGTCACCCGGCACGAGGACGTGGTGCACGTGTCCCGGCACCCCGAGCTGTTCTCGTCGTGGCGGCGGCTCGCGCTGTTCGACGAGCCGGACGAGGAGCACCTCGTCCTGCAGCGGATGATGATGCTCAACCAGGACCCGCCGGAGCACACCCGCAAGCGCGGCATCGTCAACCGGGGCTTCACCCCGCGCGCGATCGCCGCGCTGGAGGAGCACATCAGGGAGATCTGCCGGACGCTGGTCGCCGAGACGGCCGAGCGCGGCGAGGAGGCCGACTTCGTCCGGGACCTGGCGGCGCCGCTGCCGCTGTACGTGATCTGCGAGCTGCTCGGCGCGCCGCCGGAGGACCGGGAGAAGATCTTCCACTGGTCGAACACGCTGATCGGCGGCGACGACCCGGAGTTCCAGCGGACCCCGGAGGAGGGCCAGGCCGCGGCGACGGAGCTGTACGCGTACGCCAACGTCCTGGCCGCCGACCGGCGCGAGAACCCCCGCGACGACATCGTCACCAGGCTGCTCCAGCCGGGCCCCGACGGGGAGGTGCTGAGCGGCGACGAGTTCGAGCTGTTCGTGATGCTGCTGTCGGTCGCCGGCAACGAGACGACCCGCAACGCGGCGAGCGGCGGCATGCTGGCGCTGCTGGAGCATCCGGAGCAGTGGGAGCGGATGAGGGCCGACCGGTCCCTCGTCCGGACGGCGGCGGACGAGATCGTCCGCTGGGTCACCCCCGTCAACCTGTTCCGGCGGACGGCCGCCCGGGACACCGAGCTGCGCGGCCGCAAGATCGCCGAGGGCGACAAGGTCGTGGTGTTCTACTCCTCCGCCAACCGCGACGAGCGGGTGTTCGCCGACCCGTTCGCCTTCGACGTGGGACGCGACCCCAACCCCCACCTGGGCTTCGGCGGAGGCGGGCCCCACTTCTGCCTTGGCTCCCACCTCGCCCGACTCGAGCTCAGTGTGCTCTTCGAAACACTTTTGGACACGATGCCCAATATGGAACTCAACGGTAACGTACGGAGGCTAAGGTCTAGTTTCATCAACGGCATCAAGGAGATGCCGGTGCGCGTGCGCCCGGCGTCCCTGGATCGACGG